The following coding sequences are from one Epilithonimonas vandammei window:
- a CDS encoding toprim domain-containing protein yields the protein MKKSEPNYRIDEILDLQNPNLKKYLQERGLSSKIYEYIKEVRFTIGEKKLYATGFENLSGGFELRNSFYKGSLLKKDISIINLNSNVQDILNIQDKNIKGVAVFEGFMYALSFIEMQKSFSGEILVMNSIALLNKSIEHLKNYSDINLFLDNDTAGMKCKSQIIKSFPEAKDHCGIYFNHKDLNEFLIHLTKNDDAIKSRKQSEKFPEADKLEEIKQESEIKNADGFKRKR from the coding sequence GTGAAAAAGTCAGAACCAAATTACAGAATTGATGAAATACTTGATCTCCAGAATCCAAACCTAAAAAAATATTTGCAGGAGCGTGGATTAAGTTCTAAAATCTATGAGTACATAAAAGAGGTGCGATTTACAATCGGAGAAAAAAAACTCTATGCAACTGGCTTCGAAAATTTATCCGGAGGCTTTGAGCTTCGCAATTCTTTTTATAAAGGTTCATTGTTGAAAAAGGATATTTCAATAATTAATCTCAATAGTAATGTACAGGATATATTAAATATTCAAGATAAAAATATCAAAGGTGTAGCAGTTTTTGAAGGCTTTATGTATGCCTTATCTTTTATAGAAATGCAGAAATCTTTCTCAGGAGAAATTCTCGTAATGAATTCCATTGCTCTTTTAAACAAATCCATAGAACACTTGAAAAACTACTCTGATATTAATCTGTTTCTCGACAATGATACCGCAGGAATGAAATGCAAATCTCAGATCATAAAATCATTTCCGGAAGCAAAAGATCATTGCGGAATTTATTTCAACCATAAAGATCTCAACGAATTTTTGATACATCTGACAAAAAATGATGACGCTATTAAGTCCAGAAAGCAATCTGAAAAATTTCCTGAAGCTGATAAATTAGAAGAGATAAAGCAGGAATCTGAAATTAAAAATGCAGATGGTTTTAAAAGGAAACGTTGA
- a CDS encoding IS1595 family transposase, with protein MNLFSFSAHFGTEDDCINHFKSERDKIGLTCKCGSTEHFWIKSRLSYECKKCRSRTSLKSGTIMENSNLSFLIWYKTMFLMSVTKKGFSAKEIQKQLGLKRYEPVWAMVHKIRKAMGNRDAQYTLEGMIEFDEAYFTVESSEIEQKKGIRGKGSVGKQNVAMIAESTPLEDIDTGKKEKHVRFFKAKVLDGHSGEEINEAIKESIDNQSIVFTDKSTSYVDISDFVELHIMEKSSKETTEETLKWIHIAISNAKRNLLGNYHKIKRKYLQLYLNEFIYKLNRRYFGDRLFERLIIANITGL; from the coding sequence ATGAATTTATTCAGTTTTTCAGCACATTTCGGGACAGAAGATGATTGTATAAATCATTTTAAATCTGAGAGAGATAAAATAGGACTCACGTGCAAATGTGGAAGCACAGAACATTTTTGGATAAAGAGCAGATTAAGTTATGAATGCAAAAAATGCAGAAGTCGAACTTCTTTGAAAAGCGGAACCATCATGGAAAATTCGAATTTATCTTTTCTAATTTGGTACAAAACCATGTTTTTGATGAGTGTTACCAAGAAAGGATTTTCAGCCAAAGAAATCCAAAAACAATTGGGATTAAAGAGGTATGAACCAGTTTGGGCAATGGTTCATAAGATAAGAAAAGCCATGGGAAACCGAGATGCACAATACACTTTGGAAGGGATGATAGAATTTGACGAAGCCTATTTTACAGTAGAATCTAGCGAAATAGAGCAGAAAAAAGGAATTCGTGGAAAAGGTTCAGTTGGGAAACAAAATGTAGCGATGATAGCAGAATCAACACCGTTAGAAGATATTGATACTGGAAAAAAAGAAAAACATGTTCGCTTCTTTAAAGCGAAGGTTTTAGATGGACACAGTGGAGAAGAAATCAATGAAGCCATTAAAGAATCTATAGATAATCAGAGTATTGTTTTTACAGATAAAAGCACTTCTTATGTGGATATTTCAGATTTTGTAGAGCTTCATATTATGGAAAAAAGTTCAAAAGAAACTACCGAAGAAACTTTAAAATGGATTCATATTGCCATTAGCAACGCCAAAAGAAATTTGTTGGGCAATTACCACAAAATAAAAAGAAAGTATCTTCAACTCTATCTCAACGAATTCATCTACAAGCTAAATCGAAGATATTTTGGAGATAGACTCTTTGAAAGGCTTATTATTGCTAACATTACAGGATTATGA
- a CDS encoding tyrosine-type recombinase/integrase, whose protein sequence is MIYADSLRKLRQREYDNIELFSELDAIKAEEKEKSQQDFVRYFDLLVTKRHKNSSESIQINWCRSIKFLKDFGGEKITFSQINTKFCEKFKSYLLTAKSGSNKENTISQNTASTYFSVFKAALKEAFIDGYFTSDISAKVKSIPHEESRREYLTLEELNTLVETPCELDVLKRAALFSALTGLRHSDIQKLTWNEISIENEQAKINFTQKKTKGVEYMPISKQALQLCGEIGLPADLIFKNLTNPAWISRPLKKWIESAGITKKITFHNFRHTFATLQLSSGTDIYTVSKMLGHTNVKTTQVYAKVVDEKKNKASQAIHLKNLQK, encoded by the coding sequence ATGATCTACGCAGATTCTCTTCGTAAATTACGTCAAAGAGAATATGATAATATAGAACTATTCAGTGAGCTTGACGCAATAAAGGCTGAAGAAAAAGAAAAATCTCAGCAGGATTTTGTTAGATATTTTGATTTGCTAGTCACTAAGAGGCATAAAAACAGTTCCGAATCTATACAAATAAATTGGTGTCGCTCCATTAAATTTCTAAAAGATTTTGGAGGTGAAAAAATTACCTTTTCACAGATAAATACAAAATTCTGTGAAAAATTTAAATCTTATCTTTTGACTGCAAAAAGTGGAAGTAACAAGGAAAATACTATTTCTCAGAATACCGCTTCAACATATTTTTCTGTTTTTAAAGCTGCGTTAAAAGAAGCTTTTATTGATGGTTACTTTACGTCTGATATATCTGCTAAAGTAAAATCGATTCCACATGAGGAATCAAGACGAGAATATTTAACTCTTGAAGAACTTAATACCTTGGTTGAAACGCCTTGCGAACTTGATGTTCTTAAACGTGCAGCACTATTTTCAGCTTTAACCGGTCTACGCCATTCTGATATCCAAAAACTAACTTGGAACGAAATAAGTATTGAAAATGAGCAAGCAAAAATCAATTTCACGCAGAAAAAAACAAAAGGTGTAGAATACATGCCGATTTCTAAACAAGCTTTACAGCTTTGTGGTGAAATAGGTCTTCCGGCTGATTTGATATTTAAAAATCTGACTAATCCAGCTTGGATTTCTCGACCACTTAAAAAGTGGATTGAAAGTGCAGGAATTACCAAAAAAATAACTTTTCATAATTTTAGACATACTTTTGCTACTCTACAGCTATCAAGTGGAACAGATATTTACACCGTGAGTAAAATGCTTGGTCATACAAATGTAAAAACTACTCAAGTTTACGCAAAAGTGGTAGATGAAAAGAAAAATAAAGCTTCACAAGCCATTCACCTAAAGAACTTACAAAAATGA
- a CDS encoding Ppx/GppA phosphatase family protein — translation MIIAAIDIGSNAARLLINEVKPSKGKAEFTKLNLLRIPLRLGMDVFSKGEIGEERKQMVISTMKIFSQLMAMYKVEHYRACATSAMRDAKNGQEIIDTVREQADINIEIISGDEEATLIYENHVAEGLDKDFAYLYVDVGGGSTELTFYENNKMVYEHSFNIGTIRLLNGLVSQSAWDEMKEEIKDKIKSKKPIVAIGSGGNINKIFSLSKTKDGKPMPVSVIKKYLKEMQNLSVEERMHLYQFREDRADVIVPALQIFNNVMTWAEIKNIYVPKISVADGLIKSIYYTLKKRQA, via the coding sequence ATGATCATCGCCGCTATAGACATCGGTAGTAATGCCGCCAGACTGCTCATCAATGAAGTAAAACCATCCAAAGGGAAAGCCGAATTTACCAAGCTAAATCTCCTGAGAATTCCTCTGAGACTGGGTATGGATGTCTTCAGCAAAGGCGAAATAGGAGAAGAACGGAAACAAATGGTCATCAGTACTATGAAGATTTTCAGTCAGTTGATGGCGATGTACAAAGTAGAACATTATCGTGCCTGCGCAACAAGTGCCATGCGTGATGCGAAAAATGGTCAGGAAATTATTGACACCGTTAGAGAACAAGCCGACATCAATATAGAAATTATTTCAGGAGACGAAGAAGCCACTTTGATTTATGAAAACCACGTCGCAGAAGGTCTTGACAAAGATTTTGCTTATCTCTATGTCGATGTTGGCGGCGGATCTACGGAACTCACTTTTTATGAGAATAATAAAATGGTATATGAGCATTCTTTCAACATCGGAACCATAAGATTACTGAATGGATTGGTTTCTCAATCTGCCTGGGATGAGATGAAAGAGGAAATCAAAGATAAAATCAAAAGTAAAAAACCTATCGTAGCAATAGGTTCAGGCGGCAACATCAACAAAATATTTTCTCTCAGCAAAACCAAAGACGGCAAACCAATGCCCGTTTCCGTCATCAAAAAATACCTGAAGGAAATGCAGAATCTCTCTGTAGAAGAGCGGATGCACCTTTACCAATTCCGAGAAGACCGCGCGGACGTAATCGTCCCTGCTTTACAAATTTTCAATAATGTTATGACGTGGGCAGAAATCAAAAATATTTATGTTCCGAAGATCTCTGTGGCAGATGGGTTGATAAAAAGCATTTATTACACCCTCAAAAAAAGACAAGCTTAA
- a CDS encoding nSTAND3 domain-containing NTPase, with protein MISKLKTEELHKVKKLNPGRYIFVTSKKLSRLNKQEIKEIFQPYIYTAGDIWGLEDLNTFLSKKENQDIVERNYKLWITSASVLDILYNNAIKGRSKATIREIEEKSYIYVLTENHKKGLAILEENNVIILTGEPGIGKTTLADNLAINYIAKGYEFCDIEEDISEAENFISRK; from the coding sequence TTGATTTCAAAATTAAAAACTGAAGAATTACATAAAGTAAAAAAGCTAAATCCTGGTAGGTATATTTTTGTCACTTCGAAAAAGCTTTCAAGATTAAATAAACAAGAAATAAAAGAAATTTTCCAACCATATATTTATACAGCGGGTGATATTTGGGGGCTAGAAGATTTAAATACTTTTCTATCTAAAAAGGAAAATCAAGATATTGTTGAAAGAAATTATAAACTATGGATTACCAGTGCGAGCGTATTAGATATTCTTTATAACAATGCCATAAAAGGTAGAAGTAAAGCTACAATACGAGAAATTGAGGAAAAGTCCTACATATATGTATTAACCGAAAATCATAAAAAAGGATTAGCAATTTTAGAAGAAAATAATGTAATCATTTTGACAGGTGAACCAGGAATCGGTAAAACGACGCTTGCGGATAATTTGGCAATTAACTATATAGCAAAAGGTTATGAATTCTGCGACATAGAAGAAGATATTAGTGAAGCAGAAAATTTTATTTCGCGAAAATGA
- a CDS encoding primase-helicase family protein, whose product MSKKSPYLRVGTTYYKNIEKPLISGDTTSVLVRWNRETIINDHGKSFVSDIPKYDGFCCIPEHLDYQQIVKGFYNIYNEIPFAPSCEKEDLKNLIPFSLKFVDHIFGGQLEMGLDYLKILLQFPTQILPILCLVSKERSTGKSTFIKWLKEIFGLNMTYIKGDSFGSQFNSDWAAMLVVAIDEVFFDKKEITERLKYLSTTNKDKLEAKGKDREEIDFFAKFILCSNNEENFIQIDENEIRFWILKINPIKTENTEFLSNLISEIPYFLRFLIDRPFSTEKKTRMWFSADEIRTKALQKLVFKNNNKLESKIIELLYEFFESNNDEQINVVPQDLLNMMNRMFRPTYWTRNHIRNLLKETWKLVPQTNGLTYIRYDIDFAGIFYQNNSVGRFFTIKKDFILSKYVELLN is encoded by the coding sequence ATGAGCAAGAAATCCCCTTATTTGAGAGTTGGAACCACTTACTATAAAAACATAGAAAAGCCCTTAATCTCTGGTGATACAACTTCAGTTTTGGTTCGTTGGAATCGGGAAACAATTATCAACGACCACGGAAAAAGTTTTGTTAGTGATATTCCCAAATATGATGGGTTTTGCTGTATTCCGGAACATTTAGATTATCAACAAATCGTTAAAGGTTTTTATAATATTTATAATGAAATTCCTTTTGCTCCTTCTTGTGAAAAGGAAGATTTAAAAAACTTGATTCCTTTTTCATTAAAGTTTGTCGACCATATTTTCGGCGGACAACTAGAAATGGGCTTGGATTATTTGAAAATTCTTTTACAATTTCCAACGCAAATTCTACCAATTTTATGTTTAGTTTCTAAAGAAAGATCAACCGGAAAATCTACATTCATCAAATGGTTGAAAGAGATTTTCGGTTTGAATATGACCTACATTAAAGGTGATTCTTTTGGAAGTCAATTTAATTCTGATTGGGCAGCAATGTTAGTGGTGGCTATAGATGAAGTTTTCTTCGATAAAAAAGAAATTACCGAGCGATTAAAATATTTATCGACAACCAATAAAGATAAACTCGAAGCCAAAGGAAAAGACAGAGAAGAAATAGATTTTTTCGCCAAGTTTATTTTGTGTTCCAATAACGAAGAAAATTTCATTCAGATTGATGAAAATGAAATCCGATTCTGGATTCTAAAAATCAATCCTATTAAAACTGAAAATACAGAGTTTCTTAGCAATCTCATTTCAGAGATCCCATATTTTCTTCGATTTTTAATTGATCGACCATTTTCAACTGAGAAGAAAACCAGAATGTGGTTTTCTGCCGATGAAATAAGAACTAAAGCACTTCAAAAATTAGTTTTCAAAAATAATAATAAACTGGAATCTAAGATTATTGAGTTGCTGTATGAGTTTTTTGAAAGCAATAATGATGAACAGATCAATGTTGTTCCACAGGATTTACTGAATATGATGAATCGAATGTTCAGACCAACGTATTGGACAAGAAATCATATTCGAAATCTACTCAAAGAAACTTGGAAATTAGTTCCACAAACTAATGGTTTGACTTATATCAGATACGATATTGATTTTGCTGGAATCTTTTACCAGAATAATTCAGTTGGACGGTTTTTCACCATAAAAAAGGATTTTATCCTTAGTAAATATGTTGAACTGTTGAATTAA
- the dnaK gene encoding molecular chaperone DnaK — protein sequence MSKIIGIDLGTTNSCVAVMEGKDPVVIPNSEGKRTTPSVVAFTKDGERLVGDPAKRQAVTNPHNTVYSIKRFIGTHFKDDASEIGRVAYKVVSGPNDTVKVKIDDREYTPQEISAMILQKMKKTAEDYLGQEVTRAVITVPAYFNDSQRQATKEAGEIAGLKVERIINEPTAAALAYGLDKGHKDQKIAVYDLGGGTFDISILDLGDGVFEVLSTNGDTHLGGDDFDDVIINWLVDEFKNEEGVDLKADPIALQRLKEAAEKAKIELSATTQTEINLPYITATATGPKHLVKTLTKAKFEQLSADLVRRSMEPVAKALKDAGLSTSDIDEVILVGGSTRIPIIQEEVEKFFGKKPSKGVNPDEVVAIGAAIQGGVLTGDVKDVLLLDVTPLSLGIETMGSVFTKLIEANTTIPTKKSEVFSTASDNQPAVSIRVGQGERPMFNDNKEIGRFDLTDIPPAPRGVPQIEVTFDIDANGILSVSAKDKGTGKEQSIKIQASSGLSEEEIERMKKEAQENSAADAKRKEEVEIFNKADGLIFQTEKQLKEFGEKLSADKKAAIETAHSELKTAFEAKNADDVKAKTEALDAAWMAASEELYAAGQQPGADAGAQNAGNAGGAEDVQDADFEEVK from the coding sequence ATGAGTAAAATAATTGGTATCGATTTAGGTACAACCAACTCTTGTGTTGCTGTAATGGAGGGTAAAGACCCTGTTGTGATCCCGAACTCTGAAGGTAAGAGAACAACACCATCTGTTGTAGCATTCACGAAAGACGGAGAAAGATTGGTAGGAGATCCTGCAAAAAGACAGGCAGTAACCAATCCTCATAATACGGTATATTCTATCAAAAGATTTATTGGAACGCACTTTAAAGACGATGCTTCCGAAATCGGAAGAGTAGCCTACAAAGTAGTTTCCGGACCGAACGATACGGTAAAGGTAAAAATTGACGACAGAGAATACACGCCGCAAGAAATATCTGCAATGATTTTGCAAAAAATGAAAAAAACGGCAGAAGATTATCTTGGTCAGGAAGTAACAAGAGCGGTAATTACAGTTCCAGCTTACTTCAACGACAGCCAAAGACAAGCCACCAAAGAAGCCGGAGAAATCGCAGGTTTGAAAGTTGAAAGAATTATCAACGAACCAACTGCAGCTGCTTTAGCTTACGGTTTGGATAAAGGACATAAAGACCAAAAAATCGCGGTGTACGATTTAGGTGGTGGAACTTTTGACATCTCAATCCTTGATTTGGGTGACGGTGTATTCGAAGTATTGTCTACAAACGGTGATACGCACTTAGGAGGTGATGACTTTGATGATGTGATTATCAACTGGTTGGTTGACGAATTTAAAAATGAAGAGGGCGTAGATTTGAAAGCGGATCCAATCGCGCTGCAGCGTTTGAAAGAAGCGGCTGAAAAAGCAAAAATTGAACTTTCTGCAACTACGCAAACAGAAATCAACCTTCCATATATCACAGCTACGGCTACAGGTCCTAAACACTTGGTTAAGACTTTAACTAAAGCTAAATTCGAGCAATTATCTGCTGATTTGGTAAGAAGATCTATGGAGCCTGTTGCTAAAGCGTTGAAAGATGCAGGTTTATCAACTTCTGATATCGACGAGGTAATCTTGGTAGGTGGTTCTACAAGAATCCCAATTATCCAAGAAGAAGTTGAAAAATTCTTTGGTAAAAAACCTTCAAAAGGAGTTAACCCGGATGAAGTTGTAGCTATTGGTGCAGCGATTCAGGGAGGTGTATTGACGGGTGATGTAAAGGATGTTCTTTTATTAGACGTTACACCACTTTCTTTAGGTATCGAAACAATGGGTTCTGTTTTCACTAAATTAATTGAAGCGAACACAACAATCCCAACTAAAAAATCTGAAGTATTCTCTACAGCTTCTGACAACCAACCGGCTGTAAGCATCAGAGTAGGACAGGGTGAAAGACCGATGTTCAACGATAACAAAGAGATTGGTAGATTTGACCTTACAGATATTCCGCCAGCGCCAAGAGGTGTTCCTCAAATCGAAGTAACATTCGATATTGATGCCAACGGTATCTTAAGTGTTTCTGCTAAAGATAAAGGAACTGGTAAAGAACAGTCTATTAAAATTCAGGCGTCTTCAGGTCTTTCTGAAGAAGAAATCGAAAGAATGAAAAAAGAAGCTCAGGAAAACTCTGCAGCAGACGCTAAGAGAAAAGAAGAAGTTGAGATTTTCAACAAAGCTGATGGATTGATCTTCCAGACTGAAAAGCAATTGAAAGAGTTTGGTGAGAAATTATCTGCTGATAAAAAAGCAGCCATTGAAACAGCTCACTCAGAATTGAAAACCGCTTTCGAAGCTAAAAATGCAGACGATGTAAAAGCTAAAACAGAAGCTCTAGACGCAGCTTGGATGGCAGCTTCAGAAGAATTGTACGCAGCAGGACAACAGCCTGGTGCTGATGCAGGAGCACAGAACGCAGGAAATGCAGGAGGTGCAGAAGATGTACAGGATGCAGACTTCGAAGAAGTCAAGTAA
- a CDS encoding helix-turn-helix domain-containing protein yields MGFSKLKIPRVCEHCSKPFEAKTVTSRFCSTSCNNKSLQAKKKLEKEKVEKEILLLKYKNKIAEVQTREFISVAEATVMFGISKDTIHRYIKRGIITGTNLGTRLTRVKRSDLENLFSAVEVPEKKEIVIEKPNFEIGNCYTISEVIEKFNANPSTVSNVIKRNKIPTKKVGSFVYVPKNLIDKIFDGK; encoded by the coding sequence ATGGGATTTAGTAAATTAAAAATACCGAGGGTCTGTGAGCATTGCTCAAAACCTTTTGAGGCAAAGACAGTTACAAGTCGTTTTTGTTCTACTTCTTGTAATAATAAATCGTTACAGGCAAAGAAGAAACTTGAAAAAGAAAAAGTTGAAAAAGAAATTCTTTTACTAAAATATAAAAACAAGATTGCTGAAGTACAAACGAGGGAATTTATTTCTGTTGCTGAAGCTACAGTTATGTTTGGAATATCTAAAGATACCATTCACAGATATATAAAAAGAGGAATAATTACTGGGACTAACCTTGGAACAAGACTGACTCGTGTGAAGCGATCAGATTTGGAAAATTTGTTTTCAGCTGTTGAAGTACCTGAGAAAAAAGAAATAGTAATTGAGAAACCGAATTTTGAAATCGGTAATTGCTATACGATTTCAGAAGTCATCGAGAAGTTCAATGCTAATCCTAGCACGGTTTCAAATGTTATTAAAAGAAACAAGATTCCTACAAAAAAAGTTGGAAGTTTCGTGTATGTGCCTAAAAATTTAATCGATAAAATTTTTGACGGAAAATGA
- a CDS encoding helix-turn-helix domain-containing protein: MDSNEISFENLPRAVAHLVSQIAEIKFLVERKEVPVISQKRIPIDIDAACQLISKAKPTVYTLVRTRKIPCYKNGKKLYFFEDELLDWISKGKKKTLQEIQSEAEASFKKNSRQSNIGSNQNLSR; encoded by the coding sequence ATGGATAGTAACGAAATTTCATTTGAAAACCTGCCACGAGCAGTAGCACATTTAGTTAGCCAAATCGCAGAGATTAAGTTTCTTGTAGAAAGAAAAGAAGTTCCTGTAATTTCTCAAAAGAGAATTCCGATTGACATTGACGCAGCTTGCCAGTTAATTAGCAAAGCAAAACCAACTGTTTATACCTTGGTAAGAACCCGAAAAATTCCCTGTTACAAAAATGGCAAGAAACTTTATTTTTTTGAAGATGAACTTTTAGACTGGATTTCTAAAGGTAAAAAGAAAACTCTGCAGGAAATTCAATCAGAAGCGGAAGCCAGCTTTAAGAAAAATTCACGACAGTCAAATATAGGTTCTAATCAAAATCTGTCAAGATGA
- the ppk1 gene encoding polyphosphate kinase 1, which yields MAQEFNPRDITWLGFNARVLQEAMDKNVPIHLRIRFLGIFSNNLDEFFRVRVAGLKRAMDFKQKVLAESFYDAPSKILQKINKLVIHQQEDFDKTWKDVQREMAKEKVFIKDHKHLTEEQKEFVVKYFDEEVESNVIPILLHDNKPLPYIREKSLFIGIAMRRKEWQYESQYAFIEVPVTANGRFVLLPTEDKEQKDVMLLEDVIIYNLPHIFSYFGYDDFTAHCFKVTKDAEFDLDNDIKTTLADKIEKGIKSRRKGKPTRFVFDKEMDKALLEFLIKKLNLTKKDSIIPGQKIHNFRHFMDFPDVFKAYQKPIERTSFIHPEFANKQRVTDVIIKKDILLTFPYHSYNSVIDLLRESAMDPDVKSIQITAYRLASSSKIVNALINAVRNGKEVTVMLELRARFDEENNLQWKERLEVEGVKVLLGIPNKKVHAKLCVIKKRVNNRTIQYGFVSTGNFNEKTAKIYGDHLLMTSNRAIMADINKVFTVLNKPKVDPTTILKTCKSLMVCPQFMRERIIAHIDKEIEEAKAGRKAEMIIKVNSLSDKILILKLYEAANAGVDTKMIVRGIYCAVNQKSFKKKIHAISIVDEYLEHARVMYFYNKGAENMYISSADWMTRNLDYRIEAAVPILQKNLKKELKELLEIQLQDNIKARILDKNMRNEYIESDKNKKIRSQIEIYNYLKNQKY from the coding sequence ATGGCACAAGAATTTAATCCGCGCGACATCACTTGGTTAGGCTTCAACGCTAGAGTTTTGCAGGAAGCAATGGACAAAAACGTTCCTATACATCTCAGAATCAGATTTCTTGGGATTTTTTCTAATAATCTGGACGAGTTTTTCCGAGTAAGAGTGGCAGGATTGAAACGTGCAATGGACTTCAAACAAAAAGTTTTGGCAGAGTCTTTTTATGATGCACCTTCCAAAATTTTGCAGAAAATCAATAAGCTTGTCATCCATCAACAAGAAGATTTTGACAAAACGTGGAAAGATGTCCAGCGTGAAATGGCAAAGGAAAAGGTTTTTATCAAAGACCACAAACATCTTACCGAGGAACAAAAAGAATTCGTTGTAAAATATTTTGATGAAGAAGTAGAATCCAACGTGATTCCGATTTTGCTCCACGACAACAAACCTTTGCCTTATATTCGTGAAAAAAGCCTTTTCATCGGTATTGCAATGCGAAGAAAAGAATGGCAATACGAAAGTCAATATGCTTTTATCGAAGTTCCTGTAACTGCAAACGGAAGATTTGTTTTGTTGCCAACGGAAGATAAAGAGCAGAAAGATGTGATGCTTTTGGAAGATGTCATCATTTATAATCTACCGCATATTTTTTCTTATTTTGGCTATGATGATTTTACGGCACATTGTTTTAAAGTAACAAAAGATGCTGAATTTGACCTTGACAATGACATCAAAACTACCTTAGCCGACAAGATCGAAAAGGGAATCAAAAGCAGACGAAAAGGAAAACCAACTCGTTTTGTCTTTGATAAAGAAATGGACAAAGCCTTGCTTGAATTCTTGATTAAAAAACTTAACCTTACTAAAAAAGACAGTATTATTCCGGGACAGAAGATTCATAATTTCAGACATTTTATGGATTTTCCTGATGTTTTTAAAGCTTATCAAAAGCCTATTGAGAGAACATCCTTCATTCATCCGGAGTTCGCCAACAAGCAGAGAGTCACAGATGTCATTATCAAAAAAGATATTTTGCTTACCTTTCCCTATCATTCTTATAATTCAGTTATTGATTTATTGAGAGAGTCAGCAATGGATCCGGATGTAAAATCAATCCAAATCACAGCTTACAGATTGGCTTCTAGTTCTAAAATTGTGAATGCTTTGATTAATGCTGTTCGAAACGGAAAAGAAGTAACTGTGATGTTGGAACTGCGAGCTAGATTTGATGAAGAAAATAACCTGCAATGGAAGGAAAGATTGGAAGTGGAAGGTGTAAAAGTACTTCTCGGGATTCCGAATAAAAAAGTACACGCCAAATTGTGTGTCATCAAGAAAAGAGTTAATAACAGAACCATTCAATATGGTTTTGTGAGTACCGGAAACTTTAATGAGAAAACTGCCAAAATATATGGAGATCACTTACTGATGACTTCAAACCGTGCAATAATGGCAGATATTAATAAAGTATTTACGGTTCTGAATAAACCAAAAGTTGACCCGACAACGATTCTGAAAACCTGTAAAAGTCTGATGGTTTGTCCTCAGTTTATGCGGGAAAGAATCATTGCCCACATCGATAAAGAAATCGAAGAAGCCAAAGCTGGAAGAAAAGCTGAAATGATTATTAAAGTCAATTCTTTAAGTGATAAGATATTAATTCTGAAACTTTACGAAGCAGCCAATGCAGGTGTTGACACGAAAATGATTGTAAGAGGAATCTATTGTGCTGTGAATCAAAAAAGTTTCAAGAAGAAAATCCACGCTATCAGTATCGTTGACGAATATCTGGAACACGCAAGAGTTATGTATTTCTATAACAAAGGTGCAGAGAATATGTACATTTCTTCTGCCGATTGGATGACAAGAAATTTGGATTACAGAATAGAAGCCGCCGTTCCAATTCTTCAGAAAAATCTTAAAAAAGAACTGAAAGAACTGCTGGAAATCCAGTTACAGGACAATATAAAAGCCCGGATCTTGGATAAGAATATGCGGAATGAATATATAGAATCTGACAAAAACAAGAAAATACGCTCACAAATAGAAATCTATAATTATTTAAAAAATCAGAAGTATTAG
- a CDS encoding restriction endonuclease, producing MEYDFSKLNDREFENLAASIIEKELKNRVEIFKSGRDGGVDGRFWIGEKN from the coding sequence ATGGAATATGACTTTTCAAAGTTAAATGATCGAGAATTTGAAAATTTAGCTGCTTCTATCATTGAGAAAGAATTAAAAAATAGAGTAGAAATTTTTAAGTCCGGACGGGACGGTGGTGTTGATGGTAGATTTTGGATTGGTGAAAAAAACTAA